Proteins found in one Salinimonas lutimaris genomic segment:
- the murC gene encoding UDP-N-acetylmuramate--L-alanine ligase, protein MVLETPFQSPQMRKVNRIFFIGIGGAGMGGIAEVLLNEGYQVAGSDQQPGAMTERLTELGAQVSIGHAADNVQHADVVVVSSAINEKNPEVQYARAQRIPIIRRAEMLAELMRFRHGIAVAGTHGKTTTTSLIATIFAEAERDPTFVIGGLLNSAGTNARLGRSRYLIAEADESDASFLHLQPMVAVVTNIEADHMDTYEGDFNRMKDTYVDFLHNLPFYGQAILCGDDHNIQSIRDRIGRNIITYGFENHNDITATDVQLAFGQAQFTVHRKGCDDLQVTLNLSGRHNVLNALAAIAVATDEGVEDDAIVRALKEFGGIGRRFELLGDFATSVGEVSLVDDYGHHPTEVAATIAAARANWPQRRLVMIYQPHRFSRTRDLYEDFVEVLSQVDVLLMLDVYAASEQPIDGADSKSLCRSMRARGQLEPIYVGDKENLPGILANLMQENDLVMTQGAGNIGQIAKYLAAAKMEPKNILDEKK, encoded by the coding sequence ATGGTTTTAGAAACGCCGTTTCAAAGCCCCCAGATGCGCAAGGTTAACCGCATCTTTTTTATCGGTATTGGTGGCGCCGGCATGGGCGGTATTGCCGAGGTATTATTAAATGAAGGTTATCAGGTAGCCGGCTCAGATCAGCAGCCCGGCGCGATGACCGAACGGCTGACGGAGCTGGGCGCGCAGGTCAGTATTGGCCATGCTGCCGACAATGTTCAGCACGCCGATGTGGTGGTGGTATCCAGTGCCATTAACGAAAAAAATCCCGAGGTGCAGTACGCCCGGGCGCAGCGTATTCCCATCATTCGCCGGGCAGAAATGCTGGCTGAACTGATGCGCTTTCGACATGGCATCGCGGTGGCTGGTACGCATGGTAAAACCACCACAACCAGCCTGATTGCCACCATTTTTGCAGAAGCTGAGCGCGATCCCACGTTTGTTATCGGTGGCCTGCTCAACAGCGCTGGTACCAACGCAAGGCTGGGGCGCAGCCGGTATTTAATTGCTGAAGCCGATGAAAGTGATGCATCGTTTTTGCACCTGCAACCTATGGTGGCAGTGGTGACCAATATCGAAGCGGATCATATGGACACTTACGAGGGTGACTTCAACCGCATGAAGGACACCTATGTGGACTTTTTGCACAACCTTCCATTTTATGGCCAGGCGATATTGTGTGGTGATGATCACAATATTCAGTCTATACGTGATCGAATCGGCCGCAATATTATTACCTATGGGTTTGAAAACCATAACGATATTACCGCCACTGATGTGCAACTGGCGTTTGGCCAGGCACAATTTACTGTCCACCGTAAAGGCTGTGATGATCTGCAGGTTACCCTCAACCTGAGCGGGCGGCACAATGTGCTTAACGCGCTGGCTGCGATTGCCGTGGCCACTGACGAGGGCGTGGAAGATGATGCCATCGTCAGAGCCCTGAAAGAATTTGGCGGAATCGGCAGACGGTTTGAACTGTTGGGTGATTTTGCGACCTCAGTAGGAGAGGTATCTTTGGTTGATGATTATGGTCATCATCCTACCGAAGTGGCTGCAACCATTGCGGCGGCGCGGGCCAACTGGCCACAACGCCGGCTGGTGATGATTTATCAGCCCCACCGGTTTTCCCGTACCCGGGATCTGTACGAAGATTTTGTGGAAGTGTTGTCACAGGTCGATGTGCTGCTGATGTTAGACGTCTATGCGGCCAGCGAACAGCCGATAGACGGTGCTGACAGTAAATCATTGTGCCGGTCGATGCGGGCTCGTGGACAGCTTGAGCCGATTTATGTAGGTGATAAAGAAAATTTACCCGGAATTCTGGCAAACCTTATGCAGGAAAATGACCTGGTTATGACTCAGGGCGCAGGTAACATCGGCCAGATTGCAAAATATCTGGCAGCTGCAAAAATGGAACCGAAAAATATTTTGGATGAGAAAAAGTAA
- a CDS encoding cell division protein FtsQ/DivIB, producing the protein MQVMDRKQARLWAGLIFLLSLIGALTYGGFAVNDWLKDEQRMPVQVINFSGEFSHVNVGRLEQLIRQSQPGSFFELDVNEVFTLIEAQPWIYRASVRKQWPNTLKIYLVEQQPVAQWNDDMLLNPYGDTFEASAPEMTLPKLFGPGGSEKTALEGYNAMKSLLATSSMGISELSLSERFAWQVQLKNGIELNLGRQEFIDRLQRFIDVFPLLTKNEKPVKYVDLRYDTGFAVGWLEDDKQS; encoded by the coding sequence ATGCAGGTAATGGACCGCAAACAGGCACGCTTATGGGCTGGGCTGATATTTTTGCTAAGTCTGATAGGCGCGCTGACCTATGGTGGGTTTGCGGTTAATGACTGGCTGAAAGACGAACAGCGTATGCCGGTGCAGGTGATTAACTTTTCGGGTGAGTTTTCACACGTGAATGTGGGTCGGCTGGAGCAACTGATTCGGCAATCTCAACCTGGCAGTTTTTTTGAGCTTGATGTGAATGAGGTATTCACGCTGATTGAAGCACAGCCCTGGATTTATCGGGCATCGGTGCGCAAGCAGTGGCCCAATACCTTAAAAATTTATCTGGTTGAGCAGCAGCCCGTCGCCCAGTGGAATGACGATATGCTGCTAAATCCGTACGGCGATACCTTTGAGGCCAGTGCACCTGAAATGACTTTGCCAAAACTGTTTGGCCCCGGTGGCAGTGAAAAAACTGCACTGGAGGGCTACAACGCGATGAAGTCGCTATTGGCAACCTCATCCATGGGTATTTCTGAGTTGTCATTAAGCGAGCGCTTTGCCTGGCAGGTGCAGCTTAAAAATGGCATTGAACTTAATTTAGGTCGTCAGGAATTTATTGACCGGCTGCAGCGCTTTATCGATGTTTTTCCGCTGCTGACAAAAAACGAAAAGCCGGTTAAATACGTGGATTTGCGCTATGACACAGGATTTGCTGTGGGGTGGCTCGAAGACGACAAACAAAGTTAG
- a CDS encoding D-alanine--D-alanine ligase, translated as MSNTYQASDFGRVAVLLGGDSAEREVSLRSGKAVAAALQRQGIDVIEFDPAKRQITDLIEEKVDRALIMLHGRGGEDGSMQGALQQLKIPYTGSGVLGSALAMDKIHSKQIWESLGMPTAKYQIADKSDFEAGSCSAIMKRLGNKVMVKPACEGSSIGMAKVTSAKQLETAIQDAFNYDNQVLLEQFIDGPEFTVALLQGKALPSIRMSTPHTFYDYAAKYQDDTTQYFCPSGLSDEQEARLAELASKAFHALSGKGWGRVDVMQDASGDFYLLESNTVPGMTEKSLVPKAARVAGIDFDALTLAILATSMPE; from the coding sequence ATGAGTAATACATATCAGGCAAGTGATTTTGGTCGCGTCGCAGTACTGCTTGGTGGAGACTCAGCGGAGCGGGAAGTCTCGTTACGTTCTGGTAAAGCGGTGGCCGCAGCCTTGCAAAGACAAGGCATTGATGTTATTGAATTTGACCCTGCAAAAAGGCAAATAACTGATTTAATAGAAGAAAAAGTTGATCGCGCATTAATCATGTTACACGGGCGCGGCGGCGAAGACGGCTCCATGCAGGGGGCGTTACAACAGTTGAAAATCCCTTATACCGGCAGCGGTGTACTGGGCTCAGCGCTGGCCATGGACAAGATTCACAGTAAGCAAATTTGGGAAAGCCTGGGAATGCCAACGGCGAAATACCAAATTGCTGATAAATCAGACTTTGAAGCTGGATCATGCAGCGCTATAATGAAAAGATTGGGGAATAAAGTCATGGTCAAGCCGGCTTGTGAAGGTTCAAGCATTGGCATGGCAAAAGTGACAAGCGCTAAACAACTAGAAACTGCCATTCAGGACGCCTTTAATTATGATAATCAGGTCCTGCTGGAGCAGTTCATTGACGGCCCCGAGTTTACCGTTGCTTTATTGCAGGGAAAAGCTCTTCCGTCTATCCGCATGTCTACCCCCCATACATTTTACGATTATGCAGCCAAGTATCAGGATGATACGACGCAGTATTTCTGCCCCAGCGGTTTAAGCGACGAGCAGGAAGCGCGATTGGCGGAACTGGCATCCAAGGCATTTCACGCGCTGTCCGGCAAAGGCTGGGGCAGAGTGGATGTGATGCAGGATGCATCAGGCGATTTTTATCTGCTGGAGTCCAATACCGTTCCCGGCATGACTGAAAAAAGTCTGGTGCCCAAGGCCGCCCGGGTTGCTGGTATAGATTTTGACGCATTGACCTTAGCCATACTGGCGACCAGTATGCCTGAATAA